The following are encoded together in the Phenylobacterium sp. NIBR 498073 genome:
- a CDS encoding NADP-dependent oxidoreductase — MPTNRQWILRRRPAGEIVPDDLELIETATPELQDGEVLVRNIYLSLDPTHRIWMSDQDQYLPPVQIGEVMRGGAIGVVEQSRNAALPEGAIVNAGLGGWQDYAVVHEGMARRVPHLADVPLTAHMSVLGATGLTAYFGLNDIGKPQPGETVVVSAAAGAVGSIVGQLAKLQGCRVIGIAGGPKKCRWLTQDLGFDGAIDYRSEDVGEALARLAPNGVDINFENVGGDVMDAVIGHMNNFSRMPLCGMISTYNREGAVPGPSDFGRVLMHRILIKGFIVIDYLPRAAEAMAELEPLVAGGQLKWKVHIVDGLENAVGALGRLFTGDHDGKLLVQVSPEPKRA, encoded by the coding sequence ATGCCGACCAACCGTCAGTGGATTTTGCGTCGCCGTCCTGCCGGGGAAATCGTTCCCGACGACCTGGAACTGATCGAGACCGCGACGCCTGAGCTGCAGGACGGCGAGGTTCTGGTCCGCAACATCTACCTCTCCCTCGACCCGACGCACCGCATCTGGATGAGCGACCAGGACCAGTACCTGCCGCCGGTGCAGATCGGCGAGGTGATGCGCGGCGGGGCGATCGGCGTGGTCGAGCAGTCGCGCAACGCGGCGCTGCCGGAAGGCGCCATCGTCAACGCCGGCCTGGGCGGCTGGCAGGACTATGCCGTGGTGCACGAGGGCATGGCCCGGCGGGTGCCGCACCTGGCCGACGTGCCGCTGACCGCGCATATGAGCGTGCTCGGCGCGACCGGGCTGACCGCCTATTTCGGGCTCAACGATATCGGCAAGCCGCAGCCGGGCGAGACGGTCGTGGTTTCCGCCGCCGCCGGCGCGGTCGGCTCGATCGTCGGCCAGTTGGCCAAGCTGCAGGGCTGTCGGGTGATCGGCATCGCCGGCGGTCCCAAGAAGTGCCGATGGCTGACCCAGGACCTCGGGTTCGACGGCGCCATCGACTACAGGTCCGAGGACGTCGGCGAAGCCTTGGCGCGGCTGGCCCCCAACGGCGTCGACATCAATTTCGAGAATGTCGGCGGCGATGTGATGGACGCCGTCATCGGCCACATGAACAATTTCAGCCGCATGCCGCTGTGCGGGATGATCTCGACCTACAACCGCGAGGGCGCGGTTCCCGGCCCGTCCGATTTCGGGCGCGTACTGATGCACCGCATCCTGATCAAGGGTTTCATCGTCATCGACTATCTGCCGCGCGCGGCCGAGGCGATGGCCGAGCTGGAGCCGCTCGTGGCCGGCGGCCAGCTCAAGTGGAAGGTCCACATCGTCGACGGGCTGGAGAACGCGGTCGGCGCGCTGGGCCGGCTGTTCACCGGCGACCACGACGGCAAGCTGCTGGTCCAGGTTTCGCCCGAACCCAAGCGCGCCTGA
- a CDS encoding TVP38/TMEM64 family protein, with protein MTETDRDRRPARLRIFVRWVPAVLLIGAAVALYASGLATLSFDSVQANEIRLRGEVAAAPFLALAVFIVLYAVATGAFVPLGLVLMLAGGFLFGPLIGALATIVGSTLGAIMTYLAARFAAGDSIRRFLTGGRFRKLVEGFDRAPFRYLLTLRLVPLSPFGLVNLAAGCARAPFGAYVAATAVGAIPYSLIYSYLGAGLGQAFLGGRAPDAGLLLRPQVALPLAALGALSLLSGRLKRREQPL; from the coding sequence ATGACCGAGACCGACAGAGACCGACGCCCGGCCCGCCTGCGCATCTTCGTGCGGTGGGTTCCGGCGGTGCTTTTGATCGGCGCGGCCGTCGCGCTCTACGCCAGCGGCCTGGCGACCCTCTCGTTCGACAGCGTCCAGGCCAACGAGATCCGCCTGCGGGGCGAGGTCGCGGCCGCGCCGTTCCTTGCCCTGGCGGTGTTCATCGTCCTCTATGCGGTCGCCACTGGCGCGTTCGTGCCGCTCGGCCTGGTGCTGATGCTGGCGGGCGGCTTCTTGTTCGGCCCGCTGATCGGCGCCCTGGCGACCATCGTCGGATCGACGCTCGGGGCGATCATGACCTATCTGGCGGCGCGCTTCGCGGCCGGCGACAGCATTCGGCGGTTCCTCACCGGCGGGCGATTCCGCAAGCTGGTGGAGGGGTTCGACCGCGCCCCGTTCCGGTATCTGCTGACCCTGCGGCTGGTGCCGCTCAGTCCGTTCGGCCTGGTGAACTTGGCGGCCGGCTGCGCGCGCGCTCCGTTCGGCGCCTATGTGGCGGCCACGGCGGTGGGGGCGATCCCGTACTCGCTGATCTACAGCTATCTGGGCGCGGGCCTGGGGCAGGCGTTCCTGGGCGGACGCGCGCCCGACGCGGGCCTGCTGCTGCGCCCGCAGGTGGCGCTGCCGCTGGCGGCGCTAGGCGCGCTGAGCCTGCTCAGCGGGCGGCTGAAGCGACGCGAGCAGCCGCTGTAG
- a CDS encoding DEAD/DEAH box helicase — protein MAFPNIHPALARALASQGYEEPTPVQAAVLTEEAEGRDLLVSAQTGSGKTVAFGLAAGPTLLGEEQWFGQAGPPLALAIAPTRELAMQVARELSWLYGQAGAKVETCVGGMDPRREQRALAAGCHILVGTPGRLKDHLERGNLDLGALRVLVLDEADEMLDMGFREDLEEILDSSPVDRRTLLFSATIAKDIAALAKRYQRNALRIDTVRRDEPHGDIEYRAVRVAPNEVELAVVNVLRFFEAPGALVFCNTRDGVRHMHAALRERGFQVVGLSGELGQRERSEALQALRDGHARVCVATDVAARGLDLPDLGLVIHADLPINKPALLHRSGRTGRAGKKGTSVLLVPYTRRRKAEQLLASAGVDVHWQGPPTADEIKAKDQARMLEDPILTEEPAEEDLALARLVLETRSAEQVAAALMRLYRQRLPAPEELYDDARMRDAQARDRERPQRGDRWEPSDRDDGPVGRPPRLAPEDVSWFRITVGRAKNADPKWLIPMICRLGHITKKDIGSIRIFDRETKFEISKEAEAKFAAAVKATADDEIQIEASSPPGAAQPRGPHRKGPPAGDGKPFRKGPPGEGKPFRKGPPREGGKPAFKGPPGAPGPKGGKPPWKKKGVEQRK, from the coding sequence ATGGCCTTCCCCAACATTCACCCCGCCTTGGCGCGCGCGCTCGCGAGCCAGGGATACGAAGAACCCACCCCCGTCCAGGCGGCGGTGCTGACCGAAGAGGCCGAGGGCCGCGACCTGCTGGTCTCGGCCCAGACCGGCTCGGGCAAGACGGTGGCGTTCGGCCTGGCGGCCGGGCCGACCTTGCTGGGCGAAGAGCAGTGGTTCGGCCAGGCCGGGCCGCCGCTGGCCCTGGCCATCGCCCCGACCCGTGAACTGGCGATGCAGGTCGCCCGCGAACTGAGCTGGCTCTACGGCCAGGCCGGCGCGAAGGTCGAGACCTGCGTCGGCGGCATGGATCCGCGCCGCGAACAGCGCGCCCTGGCCGCCGGCTGTCACATCCTGGTCGGCACGCCGGGCCGCCTGAAGGATCACCTGGAGCGCGGCAACCTCGATCTCGGCGCCTTGCGCGTCCTCGTCCTCGACGAGGCCGACGAGATGCTCGACATGGGCTTCCGCGAAGACCTGGAGGAGATCCTCGACTCCTCGCCGGTCGACCGACGCACGCTGCTGTTCTCGGCGACCATCGCCAAGGACATCGCCGCCCTGGCCAAGCGGTACCAGAGGAACGCCCTGCGCATCGATACCGTGCGCCGCGACGAACCGCACGGCGACATCGAGTACCGCGCCGTCCGCGTGGCGCCGAACGAGGTCGAACTGGCCGTCGTCAACGTGCTGCGCTTCTTCGAGGCGCCCGGCGCGCTGGTGTTCTGCAACACGCGCGACGGCGTGCGCCACATGCATGCGGCTCTGCGCGAGCGCGGCTTCCAGGTCGTCGGCCTGTCGGGCGAGCTTGGCCAGCGTGAGCGCTCCGAAGCGCTGCAGGCGCTGCGCGACGGTCATGCCCGGGTTTGCGTGGCCACCGACGTCGCCGCCCGCGGCCTCGACCTGCCCGACCTCGGCCTGGTGATCCACGCCGACCTGCCGATCAACAAGCCGGCCCTGCTGCACCGTTCGGGCCGGACCGGCCGCGCGGGCAAGAAGGGCACGTCCGTCCTGCTGGTGCCCTACACCCGCCGTCGCAAGGCCGAGCAGCTGCTGGCCTCGGCCGGGGTCGACGTCCATTGGCAGGGCCCGCCGACCGCCGACGAGATCAAGGCCAAGGACCAGGCCCGGATGCTTGAGGACCCGATCCTCACCGAGGAGCCGGCCGAAGAGGATCTGGCCCTGGCGCGTCTGGTGTTGGAGACCCGCAGCGCCGAACAGGTGGCCGCGGCCCTCATGCGGCTCTACCGCCAGCGCCTGCCAGCGCCGGAAGAACTCTACGACGACGCGCGGATGCGCGACGCCCAGGCCCGCGACCGCGAGCGCCCGCAGCGCGGCGACCGCTGGGAGCCCTCCGACCGTGACGACGGCCCGGTCGGCCGCCCGCCGCGTCTGGCGCCCGAGGACGTCTCCTGGTTCCGCATCACCGTCGGGCGGGCCAAGAACGCCGACCCCAAGTGGCTGATCCCGATGATCTGCCGCCTGGGCCACATCACCAAGAAGGACATTGGCTCGATCCGGATCTTCGATCGCGAGACCAAGTTCGAGATCTCCAAGGAAGCCGAAGCCAAGTTCGCCGCGGCGGTGAAGGCGACGGCCGACGACGAAATCCAGATCGAGGCCTCCAGCCCGCCGGGCGCGGCCCAGCCGCGCGGCCCGCACCGCAAGGGGCCTCCGGCCGGAGACGGCAAGCCCTTCCGCAAGGGACCGCCCGGCGAGGGCAAGCCGTTCCGCAAGGGGCCCCCGCGCGAGGGCGGCAAACCCGCCTTCAAGGGCCCGCCGGGCGCGCCCGGTCCCAAGGGCGGCAAGCCGCCGTGGAAGAAGAAGGGCGTCGAGCAGCGCAAATAG
- a CDS encoding TIGR03862 family flavoprotein, translating into MSTSVKTIAVIGGGPAGLIAAETLSAAGAKVTVYDRMPTLGRKLLMAGRGGLNLTHSEDLGSFTQRYGAAAEWLAPMIEAFAPADLRAWAEGLGQETFVGSSGRVFPRALKASPLLRAWLARLSAQGVDLRLRREWRGWNAAGELVFADQDGAIETAAPDATILALGGASWPKLGSTGSWAPLLAAKDVALAPFRSANSGFEVGWSAMFAERFAGEPLKNIALSFEGQAVRGEAMIAGYGIEGGAIYALSANLREALARDGSTILEIDLAPDLSRAKLTDRLHRAAAGQSTTNLLRKAAGLSALEINLLREAHGLDLPREPGALARAIKAAPLRLTGMRPLERAISSAGGVERSAVDEGLMLRAVPGVYAVGEMLDWEAPTGGYLLQACFATGVHAARAILRA; encoded by the coding sequence ATGTCCACTTCAGTCAAGACCATCGCGGTCATCGGCGGCGGCCCGGCGGGGCTGATCGCCGCCGAGACCCTCAGCGCAGCCGGAGCCAAGGTCACCGTCTACGACCGCATGCCGACGCTCGGCCGCAAGCTGCTGATGGCGGGGCGCGGCGGACTCAACCTCACCCACTCCGAGGACCTGGGGAGCTTCACCCAACGGTACGGCGCGGCCGCCGAGTGGCTGGCGCCGATGATCGAAGCCTTCGCCCCCGCCGACCTGCGGGCCTGGGCCGAAGGCCTGGGCCAGGAGACTTTCGTCGGCTCCAGCGGGCGGGTGTTTCCGAGGGCGTTGAAGGCCTCGCCCCTGCTGCGGGCCTGGCTGGCCCGTCTGTCGGCGCAGGGCGTCGACCTGCGGCTGCGGCGCGAGTGGCGGGGCTGGAACGCGGCCGGCGAGCTGGTCTTCGCCGATCAGGACGGGGCCATCGAGACCGCCGCGCCCGACGCCACGATCCTGGCGCTCGGCGGCGCCAGCTGGCCCAAGCTCGGCTCCACGGGATCATGGGCCCCTCTGCTGGCCGCCAAGGACGTGGCCCTGGCGCCGTTCCGCAGCGCCAACAGCGGGTTCGAGGTCGGTTGGAGCGCGATGTTCGCCGAGCGCTTCGCCGGCGAGCCGCTGAAGAACATCGCCCTCAGCTTCGAGGGACAGGCGGTGCGGGGCGAGGCGATGATCGCCGGCTACGGGATCGAGGGCGGCGCGATCTACGCTCTGTCGGCGAACCTGCGCGAAGCGCTCGCCCGCGACGGCTCGACCATCCTGGAGATCGACCTGGCCCCCGATCTCAGCCGCGCCAAGCTGACCGACCGGCTGCACCGCGCGGCGGCCGGCCAGTCGACCACCAACCTGCTGCGCAAGGCGGCCGGCCTCTCCGCGCTTGAAATCAACCTGCTGCGCGAGGCCCACGGGCTCGACCTGCCGCGCGAACCAGGCGCGCTGGCCCGCGCGATCAAGGCCGCGCCCCTGCGGTTGACCGGCATGCGCCCGCTGGAACGGGCGATCTCGTCGGCGGGCGGCGTCGAACGGTCGGCCGTCGACGAGGGCCTGATGCTGCGGGCGGTCCCCGGCGTCTACGCGGTCGGCGAGATGCTGGACTGGGAGGCGCCGACCGGCGGCTACCTGCTGCAGGCCTGCTTCGCCACCGGCGTCCACGCCGCGCGGGCGATCCTCAGGGCTTAG
- a CDS encoding mechanosensitive ion channel family protein, giving the protein MQGIEREIATRLNQTVTSDENVLHKFIDAAGDLAVNLVVAVVILTVTWWAAGWASRLVRRLIARVHGGGPPDVTLQGFAGSAARYLVMIVGIIAVLQQLGVQTTSILAVLGAASLAVGLALQGTLSNVAAGVMLLLFRPYRVGDVIEVAGRTGTVKTLDLFVTELTTPDNLKVVLPNGKVFGDVIVNTSYHSRRRVDAVIKTDLKRDVAALMEGLKARAEANPLVLKDPAPQVELTAMSEAFVELTVRAWVEAADFGTVKGDMMLAGRLLADGAEQLPALPTPRAKPAAPKKKPRATLSDRLRAKP; this is encoded by the coding sequence ATGCAGGGAATTGAACGCGAGATCGCCACCCGTCTGAACCAGACGGTCACGTCGGACGAAAACGTCCTTCACAAGTTCATCGATGCGGCGGGCGACCTGGCGGTGAACCTGGTCGTGGCGGTCGTCATCCTGACCGTGACCTGGTGGGCGGCGGGCTGGGCTTCGCGCCTGGTCCGGCGGCTGATCGCTCGGGTGCACGGCGGCGGACCGCCCGACGTGACCTTGCAGGGTTTCGCCGGCTCGGCGGCCCGCTACCTAGTGATGATCGTAGGGATCATTGCGGTTCTGCAGCAGCTGGGCGTGCAGACCACCTCGATCCTGGCGGTGCTGGGCGCGGCGTCGCTGGCGGTCGGCCTGGCGCTGCAGGGCACGCTGAGCAACGTCGCGGCCGGCGTCATGCTGCTGCTGTTCCGGCCCTATCGGGTCGGCGACGTCATCGAGGTGGCCGGACGGACCGGGACGGTCAAGACGCTGGACCTGTTCGTGACCGAGCTCACCACGCCGGACAACCTCAAGGTCGTGCTGCCCAACGGCAAGGTGTTCGGCGACGTCATCGTCAACACCAGCTACCACAGCCGCCGCCGGGTCGACGCGGTGATCAAGACCGACCTGAAGCGTGACGTCGCCGCGCTGATGGAGGGGCTCAAGGCCCGGGCCGAGGCCAATCCCCTGGTGCTGAAGGACCCGGCGCCGCAGGTCGAACTGACCGCCATGTCCGAGGCCTTCGTTGAACTGACGGTCCGGGCCTGGGTCGAGGCCGCCGATTTCGGAACCGTGAAAGGCGACATGATGCTGGCCGGGCGGCTGCTGGCCGACGGCGCCGAGCAACTTCCGGCGCTGCCGACGCCGCGCGCCAAGCCGGCGGCTCCCAAGAAGAAGCCGCGCGCGACCTTGAGCGACCGGCTGCGCGCTAAGCCCTGA
- a CDS encoding ATP-binding protein: MAKPKTQDRAARRFDPMTALAVLCFLAAVGFAAVPAFNAGPATRAGVMLLIGLFGVACLGLFALRNSAEPAAAGEPGADQMVDALTEPAAIAAADGRIHAANAAWRSLLGAAARLPKGGASAASLFSALTAARRGETAQASIRNNGSEHSATVAPLGERRFLVRLAEAPPLALPPAAAEVLQAFSSAKPPPPKVLDAFAAASPFGAALLDGDDPFEATIIEANPALAGLSGGGASGSRFGDLIDAASRADAVQKLAEGHVGALEVRLARDPAKIAHLYLSKSDGRWVAYLVDVSEQKQIELQLSQSQKMQAIGQLAGGVAHDFNNLLTAIFFQLDVLAQRHPVGDPSYEGLNEIRSTSTRAADLVRKLLAFSRKQTVQRETLDLGELISESEVLLRRVLYEDVKLETEYGRNLPHVRADRSQIETAVMNLAVNARDAVRAHGGGVVRIRLARLTQEEAAAQGYPAAKGDQALIEVSDDGPGIPPEVMDKIFDPFFTTKPVGEGTGLGLATVYGIVKQSDGWISVASRPGEGAAFRIFLPVHIPTAAAPAPEPAASKAPPKARDLSGAGRILFVEDEDAVRTVAAKLLRARGYEVIEAGSGEEALELAEQHAGEIDLMISDVVMPGMQGPDLLKHARAYLAGAPVMFISGYAEAEFSNLLEGEENISFLPKPIDIKTLAERVKQELQKAA; encoded by the coding sequence ATGGCCAAGCCCAAGACGCAGGACCGCGCGGCCCGCCGCTTCGACCCGATGACGGCGCTGGCGGTGCTGTGCTTTCTCGCTGCGGTCGGCTTTGCGGCCGTGCCGGCCTTCAATGCGGGCCCCGCCACGCGCGCCGGGGTGATGCTGCTGATCGGGCTGTTCGGCGTGGCGTGCCTGGGGCTGTTTGCGCTGCGCAACTCGGCCGAGCCGGCTGCGGCGGGCGAACCTGGCGCCGACCAGATGGTCGACGCCCTGACCGAGCCGGCGGCGATCGCCGCCGCCGACGGGCGCATCCACGCGGCCAACGCCGCCTGGCGTTCGCTGCTCGGCGCGGCCGCCCGTCTGCCCAAGGGCGGCGCCTCGGCGGCCAGCCTGTTCTCGGCCCTGACCGCCGCCCGTCGCGGCGAGACGGCCCAGGCCTCGATCCGCAACAACGGTTCGGAGCACTCGGCCACCGTGGCCCCGCTGGGCGAGCGCCGCTTCCTGGTGCGGCTGGCCGAGGCGCCGCCGCTGGCCCTGCCGCCGGCCGCGGCCGAAGTGCTGCAGGCGTTCAGCAGCGCCAAGCCGCCGCCGCCCAAGGTGCTTGACGCGTTCGCCGCCGCCTCGCCGTTCGGCGCGGCGCTGCTGGACGGAGACGACCCCTTCGAGGCGACGATCATCGAGGCCAATCCGGCCTTGGCCGGGCTGTCGGGCGGCGGGGCCAGCGGCTCGCGCTTCGGCGACCTGATCGACGCCGCCTCGCGCGCCGACGCCGTCCAGAAGCTGGCCGAGGGACACGTCGGGGCGCTCGAAGTGCGGCTGGCCAGGGATCCGGCCAAGATCGCCCACCTTTACCTGTCCAAGAGCGACGGCCGCTGGGTCGCCTATCTGGTCGACGTCTCCGAGCAGAAGCAGATCGAGCTGCAGCTCTCGCAGAGCCAGAAGATGCAGGCCATCGGCCAACTGGCCGGCGGCGTGGCCCACGACTTCAACAACCTGCTGACCGCGATCTTCTTCCAGCTCGACGTGCTGGCCCAGCGCCATCCGGTCGGCGACCCCTCGTACGAGGGGCTGAACGAGATCCGCTCGACCTCGACGCGGGCCGCCGACCTGGTCCGCAAACTGCTGGCCTTCTCGCGCAAGCAGACCGTGCAGCGCGAGACCCTCGACCTCGGCGAGCTGATCAGCGAATCCGAGGTGCTGCTGCGCCGCGTGCTCTACGAGGACGTGAAGCTCGAGACCGAGTACGGCCGCAACCTGCCGCACGTGCGCGCCGACCGCAGCCAGATCGAGACCGCGGTCATGAACCTGGCGGTCAATGCGCGGGACGCCGTGCGCGCCCACGGCGGCGGCGTGGTCCGCATCCGCCTGGCGAGGCTGACCCAGGAGGAGGCCGCCGCCCAGGGCTATCCGGCCGCCAAGGGCGACCAGGCGCTGATCGAGGTTTCGGACGACGGCCCCGGCATCCCGCCCGAGGTCATGGACAAGATCTTCGACCCGTTCTTCACCACCAAGCCGGTGGGCGAGGGGACGGGCCTGGGCCTGGCCACCGTCTATGGCATCGTCAAGCAGTCGGACGGCTGGATCAGCGTCGCCTCCAGGCCCGGCGAGGGCGCGGCGTTCCGGATCTTCCTGCCGGTCCACATCCCGACCGCTGCGGCGCCCGCGCCCGAGCCGGCCGCCAGCAAGGCGCCGCCGAAGGCGCGCGACCTGTCGGGGGCCGGGCGCATCCTGTTCGTCGAGGACGAGGACGCTGTGCGCACCGTCGCGGCCAAGTTGCTGCGGGCCCGCGGCTACGAGGTGATCGAGGCCGGGTCGGGCGAGGAAGCGCTGGAGCTCGCCGAACAGCACGCCGGGGAGATCGACCTTATGATCTCGGACGTGGTGATGCCGGGCATGCAGGGCCCCGATCTGCTCAAGCACGCCCGCGCCTATCTGGCCGGGGCGCCGGTGATGTTCATCTCCGGCTACGCCGAGGCCGAGTTCTCGAACCTGCTGGAGGGCGAGGAGAACATCTCGTTCCTGCCCAAGCCGATCGACATCAAGACTCTGGCCGAACGCGTGAAGCAGGAACTTCAGAAGGCGGCCTAG
- the flhB gene encoding flagellar biosynthesis protein FlhB, with protein sequence MADEQDAASKTEEATPQKLAKAREKGDVAKTPDLAMLASFAGAAAVIAIAGGWMSRNLAAELLPFIAHPDSMNLEGHGAIEVARHAARAAAPILLAVMLVAAVMGAAGNLVQTGLMFSPEKIKPDWKKVSPLGGLKRTLGPDGLMQFFKSLVKIVMVGWVGWVVMKPYIHPLKELAALDPAAMLPLMVEILRKLVFATAALMLVIAGFDWFWQRQRFLKRMRMTKEEQKEEFKNSEGDPHFKAKRRQIAIQRSRRRMMAAVPNATMVVMNPTHYAVALRYEAGEAAAPQCVAKGMDAVALKIRALAEEHGVPVIEDPPLARALYAAVELDDFIPPAHYEAVAKLIGFIMQSSAKVAAKARHH encoded by the coding sequence ATGGCCGACGAACAGGACGCAGCCTCCAAAACAGAAGAGGCGACACCCCAGAAGCTCGCCAAGGCGCGCGAGAAGGGCGATGTCGCCAAGACCCCGGACCTGGCGATGCTGGCCTCGTTCGCCGGCGCGGCGGCGGTGATCGCCATCGCCGGCGGCTGGATGTCGCGCAACCTCGCCGCCGAGCTACTGCCGTTCATCGCCCATCCCGACAGCATGAACCTGGAAGGTCATGGCGCGATCGAGGTGGCCCGCCATGCCGCGCGCGCCGCAGCTCCGATCCTGCTGGCGGTGATGCTGGTGGCCGCCGTGATGGGCGCGGCCGGCAACCTGGTGCAGACCGGGCTGATGTTCAGCCCGGAGAAGATCAAGCCGGACTGGAAGAAGGTCTCGCCGCTCGGGGGGCTCAAGCGCACGCTCGGACCTGACGGCCTGATGCAGTTCTTCAAGTCGCTGGTGAAGATCGTGATGGTCGGCTGGGTCGGCTGGGTGGTGATGAAGCCGTACATCCACCCGCTGAAGGAGCTGGCCGCCCTGGACCCGGCGGCGATGCTGCCGCTGATGGTCGAGATCCTGCGCAAGCTGGTGTTCGCCACCGCCGCCCTGATGCTGGTGATCGCCGGCTTCGACTGGTTCTGGCAGCGCCAGCGCTTCCTCAAGCGCATGCGGATGACCAAGGAAGAGCAGAAGGAAGAGTTCAAGAACTCGGAAGGCGATCCCCACTTCAAGGCCAAGCGCCGCCAGATCGCCATCCAGCGCTCGCGCCGCCGGATGATGGCCGCCGTGCCCAACGCCACCATGGTGGTGATGAACCCGACCCACTACGCCGTGGCGCTGCGCTATGAGGCCGGCGAGGCCGCTGCGCCGCAATGCGTGGCCAAGGGCATGGACGCCGTCGCGCTGAAGATCCGCGCCTTGGCCGAGGAGCATGGCGTCCCGGTCATCGAGGACCCGCCGCTGGCCCGCGCGCTCTATGCGGCGGTCGAACTCGACGACTTCATTCCGCCGGCTCACTACGAAGCCGTGGCCAAGTTGATCGGCTTCATCATGCAGAGCAGCGCCAAGGTGGCCGCAAAGGCCCGCCACCACTGA
- the fliR gene encoding flagellar biosynthetic protein FliR: protein MESFAAANQVYAAGLIFARVGAIIMLLPGYGDTSVPPRIRLAFAFLMALMLMPIVAQGLPVPGTVSGVAGAVIKELLIGLMIGTILKLFLSSLSTAGEIISIQTTLSFAQTAAPGQAQPSTTLGTFLMLIGVTLIMATDLHHMFLAAIVRSYAVFPFSRELAIADSAQLAVQTVAGSFRLGLQLAAPVVVFSVIFNVAAGLVGRVMPQFQVFFVVTPLIVLLGLSIFALSLGVIGMVWLNRYRELVSLFLG, encoded by the coding sequence ATGGAAAGCTTCGCCGCCGCAAATCAGGTCTACGCCGCCGGGCTGATCTTCGCCCGGGTGGGCGCGATCATCATGTTGCTGCCGGGCTACGGCGACACCAGCGTGCCGCCGCGTATCCGGCTGGCGTTCGCGTTCCTGATGGCGCTGATGCTGATGCCGATCGTGGCTCAGGGCCTGCCGGTGCCGGGCACGGTGTCGGGCGTGGCCGGGGCGGTGATCAAGGAGCTGCTGATCGGGCTGATGATCGGCACGATCCTCAAGCTGTTCCTGTCGTCGCTGTCGACGGCGGGGGAAATCATCTCGATCCAGACGACGCTGTCCTTCGCCCAGACCGCCGCGCCGGGCCAGGCGCAGCCGTCGACGACGCTCGGGACCTTCCTGATGCTGATCGGGGTGACCCTGATCATGGCCACCGACCTGCACCACATGTTCCTGGCCGCGATCGTGCGGTCCTATGCGGTGTTCCCGTTCAGCCGCGAGCTGGCGATCGCCGACAGCGCCCAGCTGGCGGTGCAGACGGTGGCCGGCTCGTTCCGGCTGGGCCTGCAGCTGGCCGCGCCGGTGGTAGTGTTCTCGGTGATCTTCAACGTCGCCGCCGGCCTGGTCGGGCGGGTGATGCCGCAGTTCCAGGTGTTCTTTGTCGTCACCCCTTTGATCGTGCTGCTGGGCCTGTCGATCTTCGCGCTCAGCCTCGGCGTGATCGGCATGGTCTGGCTCAACCGTTATCGCGAGCTCGTCTCGCTGTTCCTGGGCTAG
- the fliQ gene encoding flagellar biosynthesis protein FliQ codes for MSGAEVLDVGRDAIWLTIQLCAPVLIVGLVVGVGVGLMQALTQIQEATLVYAPKIVAIFLSLLLFLPLMGALMSGFMRQIAARIAAM; via the coding sequence ATGAGCGGCGCCGAAGTTCTGGACGTCGGTCGCGACGCCATCTGGCTCACCATCCAGCTCTGCGCCCCGGTGCTGATCGTCGGGCTGGTGGTCGGGGTCGGCGTCGGCCTGATGCAGGCCCTGACCCAGATCCAGGAAGCGACCCTGGTCTATGCGCCGAAGATCGTCGCGATCTTCCTGTCGCTGCTGCTGTTCCTGCCGCTGATGGGCGCGCTGATGAGCGGCTTCATGCGCCAGATCGCCGCCCGCATCGCGGCGATGTAG